A stretch of Monomorium pharaonis isolate MP-MQ-018 chromosome 7, ASM1337386v2, whole genome shotgun sequence DNA encodes these proteins:
- the LOC105828494 gene encoding uncharacterized protein LOC105828494 isoform X1 yields the protein MSKRPFHELHVKVKRRRLVKENIEEFNSTDSSIDYQKYDMLLLYVRNVKDTIYFLQLLQIIRSTMTELINLDTIKNNNISDKNDITCTKSVFTEKTHIDNNHFDDSMTEWSIVHFETDEEEEIENFYDLIPSSWITTAENYDKGMKMLVKLSKNLNATLYSDIEEKGKGKRMKKQIKHFDNSNKENKPKKRRNEQLMLPPFPQLMNVNKLSHQSLPNKIDKMKKSFMDKASTSKNIQKPISVSHKINVSNEIGEIPENNNYMTHQEVKSVKESFSMEMPKSKSAAITSEENPEEFSLTSTKCSANHQKCAYTSKGKVTLESIAQAICHLNVLSFKQTMRKMDRNIESFLETEAIAKKNTNKDTTVHMFDDFPLTNLEDLKKIERKLKHDETFYSKMVDALHTAIIGQSLQKQINSVFRIVLDDKLASQFNWKGQRGTKLKLSKRRITKIMIEAVAKNFPGVNETMFGRKAGAWLAQATFRIKKQNNKSEEDNITTSDDEIKNEVEDITENITEDIPENEKLTNISV from the exons ATGTCTAAAAGACCGTTTCATGAACttcatgtaaaagtaaaaagaagaagacttgtcaaagaaaatattgaagaatttAATTCAACAGATTCTTCAATTGACT ATCAGAAATATGACATGTTATTGTTGTATGTGAGAAACGTTAAAG acactatatattttttacaattattacaaattattagaaGTACAATGACTGAGTTAATTAATTTggatacaattaaaaataacaatatatcagACAAAAATGATATTACTTGCACAAAATCAGTATTTACTGAGAAAACGCATATTGATAACAACCATTTTGATGATTCTATGACAGAATGGTCTATTGTTCATTTTGAAACtgacgaagaagaagaaattgaaaatttttatgatttaattcCATCTTCATGGATAACAACAGCAG AAAATTATGATAAGGGTATGAAAATGCTCGTCAAACTTTCGAAAAATCTTAATGCTACACTATATTCAGATATtgaagagaaaggaaaaggaaaacgAATGAAAAAGCAAATCAAGCATTTTGACAAttctaataaagaaaacaaaccCAAAAAAAGACGGAATGAACAATTGATGTTGCCACCATTTCCACAGTTAATGAATGTAAATAAGTTGTCACATCAATCATTGCCTAACAAAATAGACAAAATGAAAAAGTCATTTATGGATAAAGCTTcaacttcaaaaaatatacaaaagccGATTTCAGTCTCACACAAgataaatgtttcaaatgAAATTGGTGAAATACCGgaaaataacaattacatGACACATCAAGAAGTCAAATCTGTAAAAGAGAGTTTTTCTATGGAAATGCCAAAATCAAAATCTGCAGCAATTACTTCAGAAGAAAATCCTgaagaattttctttaacatcTACAAAATGTTCTGCAAACCACCAGAAGTGTGCTTATACTTCAAAAGGAAAGGTCACATTAGAATCTATTGCACAAGCAATTTGTCATCTTAATg tattatcttttaaacaaaCTATGCGTAAAATGGatagaaatatagaaagttTTTTGGAAACGGAAGCAATTgccaaaaaaaatacaaataaagataCCACTGTACACATGTTTGACGATTTTCCATTAACCAATTTGGAGGACTTAAAGAAAATAGagcgtaaattaaaacatgatgaaactttttattcaaaaatg gtTGATGCTCTACATACCGCGATAATAGGACAATCTCTTCAAAAACAAATCAATTCTGTGTTTCGGATAGTTTTAGATGATAAATTAGCTAGTCAATTTAACTGGAAAGGTCAACGAggaactaaattaaaattgtcaaaacgccgaataactaaaataatgattg aagCGGTGGCTAAAAACTTTCCGGGGGTCAATGAAACTATGTTTGGTAGAAAAGCCGGAGCATGGTTGGCTCAAGCTACTTTTCGtataaaaaa ACAGAACAATAAAAGTGAGGAAGATAACATAACAACATCAGatgatgaaataaaaaacgagGTTGAGGACATAACGGAAAACATAACGGAAGACATACCGGAAAACGAAAAGTTAACAAATATAAGCGTATga
- the LOC105828494 gene encoding uncharacterized protein LOC105828494 isoform X2 — translation MSKRPFHELHVKVKRRRLVKENIEEFNSTDSSIDYTIYFLQLLQIIRSTMTELINLDTIKNNNISDKNDITCTKSVFTEKTHIDNNHFDDSMTEWSIVHFETDEEEEIENFYDLIPSSWITTAENYDKGMKMLVKLSKNLNATLYSDIEEKGKGKRMKKQIKHFDNSNKENKPKKRRNEQLMLPPFPQLMNVNKLSHQSLPNKIDKMKKSFMDKASTSKNIQKPISVSHKINVSNEIGEIPENNNYMTHQEVKSVKESFSMEMPKSKSAAITSEENPEEFSLTSTKCSANHQKCAYTSKGKVTLESIAQAICHLNVLSFKQTMRKMDRNIESFLETEAIAKKNTNKDTTVHMFDDFPLTNLEDLKKIERKLKHDETFYSKMVDALHTAIIGQSLQKQINSVFRIVLDDKLASQFNWKGQRGTKLKLSKRRITKIMIEAVAKNFPGVNETMFGRKAGAWLAQATFRIKKQNNKSEEDNITTSDDEIKNEVEDITENITEDIPENEKLTNISV, via the exons ATGTCTAAAAGACCGTTTCATGAACttcatgtaaaagtaaaaagaagaagacttgtcaaagaaaatattgaagaatttAATTCAACAGATTCTTCAATTGACT acactatatattttttacaattattacaaattattagaaGTACAATGACTGAGTTAATTAATTTggatacaattaaaaataacaatatatcagACAAAAATGATATTACTTGCACAAAATCAGTATTTACTGAGAAAACGCATATTGATAACAACCATTTTGATGATTCTATGACAGAATGGTCTATTGTTCATTTTGAAACtgacgaagaagaagaaattgaaaatttttatgatttaattcCATCTTCATGGATAACAACAGCAG AAAATTATGATAAGGGTATGAAAATGCTCGTCAAACTTTCGAAAAATCTTAATGCTACACTATATTCAGATATtgaagagaaaggaaaaggaaaacgAATGAAAAAGCAAATCAAGCATTTTGACAAttctaataaagaaaacaaaccCAAAAAAAGACGGAATGAACAATTGATGTTGCCACCATTTCCACAGTTAATGAATGTAAATAAGTTGTCACATCAATCATTGCCTAACAAAATAGACAAAATGAAAAAGTCATTTATGGATAAAGCTTcaacttcaaaaaatatacaaaagccGATTTCAGTCTCACACAAgataaatgtttcaaatgAAATTGGTGAAATACCGgaaaataacaattacatGACACATCAAGAAGTCAAATCTGTAAAAGAGAGTTTTTCTATGGAAATGCCAAAATCAAAATCTGCAGCAATTACTTCAGAAGAAAATCCTgaagaattttctttaacatcTACAAAATGTTCTGCAAACCACCAGAAGTGTGCTTATACTTCAAAAGGAAAGGTCACATTAGAATCTATTGCACAAGCAATTTGTCATCTTAATg tattatcttttaaacaaaCTATGCGTAAAATGGatagaaatatagaaagttTTTTGGAAACGGAAGCAATTgccaaaaaaaatacaaataaagataCCACTGTACACATGTTTGACGATTTTCCATTAACCAATTTGGAGGACTTAAAGAAAATAGagcgtaaattaaaacatgatgaaactttttattcaaaaatg gtTGATGCTCTACATACCGCGATAATAGGACAATCTCTTCAAAAACAAATCAATTCTGTGTTTCGGATAGTTTTAGATGATAAATTAGCTAGTCAATTTAACTGGAAAGGTCAACGAggaactaaattaaaattgtcaaaacgccgaataactaaaataatgattg aagCGGTGGCTAAAAACTTTCCGGGGGTCAATGAAACTATGTTTGGTAGAAAAGCCGGAGCATGGTTGGCTCAAGCTACTTTTCGtataaaaaa ACAGAACAATAAAAGTGAGGAAGATAACATAACAACATCAGatgatgaaataaaaaacgagGTTGAGGACATAACGGAAAACATAACGGAAGACATACCGGAAAACGAAAAGTTAACAAATATAAGCGTATga
- the LOC105828494 gene encoding uncharacterized protein LOC105828494 isoform X5, translating to MSKRPFHELHVKVKRRRLVKENIEEFNSTDSSIDYQKYDMLLLYVRNVKDTIYFLQLLQIIRSTMTELINLDTIKNNNISDKNDITCTKSVFTEKTHIDNNHFDDSMTEWSIVHFETDEEEEIENFYDLIPSSWITTAENYDKGMKMLVKLSKNLNATLYSDIEEKGKGKRMKKQIKHFDNSNKENKPKKRRNEQLMLPPFPQLMNVNKLSHQSLPNKIDKMKKSFMDKASTSKNIQKPISVSHKINVSNEIGEIPENNNYMTHQEVKSVKESFSMEMPKSKSAAITSEENPEEFSLTSTKCSANHQKCAYTSKGKVTLESIAQAICHLNEAVAKNFPGVNETMFGRKAGAWLAQATFRIKKQNNKSEEDNITTSDDEIKNEVEDITENITEDIPENEKLTNISV from the exons ATGTCTAAAAGACCGTTTCATGAACttcatgtaaaagtaaaaagaagaagacttgtcaaagaaaatattgaagaatttAATTCAACAGATTCTTCAATTGACT ATCAGAAATATGACATGTTATTGTTGTATGTGAGAAACGTTAAAG acactatatattttttacaattattacaaattattagaaGTACAATGACTGAGTTAATTAATTTggatacaattaaaaataacaatatatcagACAAAAATGATATTACTTGCACAAAATCAGTATTTACTGAGAAAACGCATATTGATAACAACCATTTTGATGATTCTATGACAGAATGGTCTATTGTTCATTTTGAAACtgacgaagaagaagaaattgaaaatttttatgatttaattcCATCTTCATGGATAACAACAGCAG AAAATTATGATAAGGGTATGAAAATGCTCGTCAAACTTTCGAAAAATCTTAATGCTACACTATATTCAGATATtgaagagaaaggaaaaggaaaacgAATGAAAAAGCAAATCAAGCATTTTGACAAttctaataaagaaaacaaaccCAAAAAAAGACGGAATGAACAATTGATGTTGCCACCATTTCCACAGTTAATGAATGTAAATAAGTTGTCACATCAATCATTGCCTAACAAAATAGACAAAATGAAAAAGTCATTTATGGATAAAGCTTcaacttcaaaaaatatacaaaagccGATTTCAGTCTCACACAAgataaatgtttcaaatgAAATTGGTGAAATACCGgaaaataacaattacatGACACATCAAGAAGTCAAATCTGTAAAAGAGAGTTTTTCTATGGAAATGCCAAAATCAAAATCTGCAGCAATTACTTCAGAAGAAAATCCTgaagaattttctttaacatcTACAAAATGTTCTGCAAACCACCAGAAGTGTGCTTATACTTCAAAAGGAAAGGTCACATTAGAATCTATTGCACAAGCAATTTGTCATCTTAATg aagCGGTGGCTAAAAACTTTCCGGGGGTCAATGAAACTATGTTTGGTAGAAAAGCCGGAGCATGGTTGGCTCAAGCTACTTTTCGtataaaaaa ACAGAACAATAAAAGTGAGGAAGATAACATAACAACATCAGatgatgaaataaaaaacgagGTTGAGGACATAACGGAAAACATAACGGAAGACATACCGGAAAACGAAAAGTTAACAAATATAAGCGTATga
- the LOC105828494 gene encoding uncharacterized protein LOC105828494 isoform X3 — MTELINLDTIKNNNISDKNDITCTKSVFTEKTHIDNNHFDDSMTEWSIVHFETDEEEEIENFYDLIPSSWITTAENYDKGMKMLVKLSKNLNATLYSDIEEKGKGKRMKKQIKHFDNSNKENKPKKRRNEQLMLPPFPQLMNVNKLSHQSLPNKIDKMKKSFMDKASTSKNIQKPISVSHKINVSNEIGEIPENNNYMTHQEVKSVKESFSMEMPKSKSAAITSEENPEEFSLTSTKCSANHQKCAYTSKGKVTLESIAQAICHLNVLSFKQTMRKMDRNIESFLETEAIAKKNTNKDTTVHMFDDFPLTNLEDLKKIERKLKHDETFYSKMVDALHTAIIGQSLQKQINSVFRIVLDDKLASQFNWKGQRGTKLKLSKRRITKIMIEAVAKNFPGVNETMFGRKAGAWLAQATFRIKKQNNKSEEDNITTSDDEIKNEVEDITENITEDIPENEKLTNISV; from the exons ATGACTGAGTTAATTAATTTggatacaattaaaaataacaatatatcagACAAAAATGATATTACTTGCACAAAATCAGTATTTACTGAGAAAACGCATATTGATAACAACCATTTTGATGATTCTATGACAGAATGGTCTATTGTTCATTTTGAAACtgacgaagaagaagaaattgaaaatttttatgatttaattcCATCTTCATGGATAACAACAGCAG AAAATTATGATAAGGGTATGAAAATGCTCGTCAAACTTTCGAAAAATCTTAATGCTACACTATATTCAGATATtgaagagaaaggaaaaggaaaacgAATGAAAAAGCAAATCAAGCATTTTGACAAttctaataaagaaaacaaaccCAAAAAAAGACGGAATGAACAATTGATGTTGCCACCATTTCCACAGTTAATGAATGTAAATAAGTTGTCACATCAATCATTGCCTAACAAAATAGACAAAATGAAAAAGTCATTTATGGATAAAGCTTcaacttcaaaaaatatacaaaagccGATTTCAGTCTCACACAAgataaatgtttcaaatgAAATTGGTGAAATACCGgaaaataacaattacatGACACATCAAGAAGTCAAATCTGTAAAAGAGAGTTTTTCTATGGAAATGCCAAAATCAAAATCTGCAGCAATTACTTCAGAAGAAAATCCTgaagaattttctttaacatcTACAAAATGTTCTGCAAACCACCAGAAGTGTGCTTATACTTCAAAAGGAAAGGTCACATTAGAATCTATTGCACAAGCAATTTGTCATCTTAATg tattatcttttaaacaaaCTATGCGTAAAATGGatagaaatatagaaagttTTTTGGAAACGGAAGCAATTgccaaaaaaaatacaaataaagataCCACTGTACACATGTTTGACGATTTTCCATTAACCAATTTGGAGGACTTAAAGAAAATAGagcgtaaattaaaacatgatgaaactttttattcaaaaatg gtTGATGCTCTACATACCGCGATAATAGGACAATCTCTTCAAAAACAAATCAATTCTGTGTTTCGGATAGTTTTAGATGATAAATTAGCTAGTCAATTTAACTGGAAAGGTCAACGAggaactaaattaaaattgtcaaaacgccgaataactaaaataatgattg aagCGGTGGCTAAAAACTTTCCGGGGGTCAATGAAACTATGTTTGGTAGAAAAGCCGGAGCATGGTTGGCTCAAGCTACTTTTCGtataaaaaa ACAGAACAATAAAAGTGAGGAAGATAACATAACAACATCAGatgatgaaataaaaaacgagGTTGAGGACATAACGGAAAACATAACGGAAGACATACCGGAAAACGAAAAGTTAACAAATATAAGCGTATga
- the LOC105828494 gene encoding uncharacterized protein LOC105828494 isoform X4 codes for MKEHQATVQKLVKQCAKASMEWNCYIIKRIEANIENYDKGMKMLVKLSKNLNATLYSDIEEKGKGKRMKKQIKHFDNSNKENKPKKRRNEQLMLPPFPQLMNVNKLSHQSLPNKIDKMKKSFMDKASTSKNIQKPISVSHKINVSNEIGEIPENNNYMTHQEVKSVKESFSMEMPKSKSAAITSEENPEEFSLTSTKCSANHQKCAYTSKGKVTLESIAQAICHLNVLSFKQTMRKMDRNIESFLETEAIAKKNTNKDTTVHMFDDFPLTNLEDLKKIERKLKHDETFYSKMVDALHTAIIGQSLQKQINSVFRIVLDDKLASQFNWKGQRGTKLKLSKRRITKIMIEAVAKNFPGVNETMFGRKAGAWLAQATFRIKKQNNKSEEDNITTSDDEIKNEVEDITENITEDIPENEKLTNISV; via the exons ATGAAAGAACATCAGGCAACAGTgcaaaaattagttaaacAGTGTGCAAAAGCTAGTATGGAGTGGAATTgttatattatcaaaagaaTAGAAGCAAATATAG AAAATTATGATAAGGGTATGAAAATGCTCGTCAAACTTTCGAAAAATCTTAATGCTACACTATATTCAGATATtgaagagaaaggaaaaggaaaacgAATGAAAAAGCAAATCAAGCATTTTGACAAttctaataaagaaaacaaaccCAAAAAAAGACGGAATGAACAATTGATGTTGCCACCATTTCCACAGTTAATGAATGTAAATAAGTTGTCACATCAATCATTGCCTAACAAAATAGACAAAATGAAAAAGTCATTTATGGATAAAGCTTcaacttcaaaaaatatacaaaagccGATTTCAGTCTCACACAAgataaatgtttcaaatgAAATTGGTGAAATACCGgaaaataacaattacatGACACATCAAGAAGTCAAATCTGTAAAAGAGAGTTTTTCTATGGAAATGCCAAAATCAAAATCTGCAGCAATTACTTCAGAAGAAAATCCTgaagaattttctttaacatcTACAAAATGTTCTGCAAACCACCAGAAGTGTGCTTATACTTCAAAAGGAAAGGTCACATTAGAATCTATTGCACAAGCAATTTGTCATCTTAATg tattatcttttaaacaaaCTATGCGTAAAATGGatagaaatatagaaagttTTTTGGAAACGGAAGCAATTgccaaaaaaaatacaaataaagataCCACTGTACACATGTTTGACGATTTTCCATTAACCAATTTGGAGGACTTAAAGAAAATAGagcgtaaattaaaacatgatgaaactttttattcaaaaatg gtTGATGCTCTACATACCGCGATAATAGGACAATCTCTTCAAAAACAAATCAATTCTGTGTTTCGGATAGTTTTAGATGATAAATTAGCTAGTCAATTTAACTGGAAAGGTCAACGAggaactaaattaaaattgtcaaaacgccgaataactaaaataatgattg aagCGGTGGCTAAAAACTTTCCGGGGGTCAATGAAACTATGTTTGGTAGAAAAGCCGGAGCATGGTTGGCTCAAGCTACTTTTCGtataaaaaa ACAGAACAATAAAAGTGAGGAAGATAACATAACAACATCAGatgatgaaataaaaaacgagGTTGAGGACATAACGGAAAACATAACGGAAGACATACCGGAAAACGAAAAGTTAACAAATATAAGCGTATga
- the LOC105830224 gene encoding uncharacterized protein LOC105830224: protein MSHYDIEKISNELEHLRSYIPREFVRKPRSLKYVKLWKATEHRQLLLYTGPIVLKSVLSKDAYKHFLSLHVAIRILCNEDTKNAYAEYAQTLLKHFVKSFIKLYGKHHILHNVHGLIHLVEDVKSFGILDNFSAFKFENFMQILKRYVRKNDKPLQQLFRRYHEAHVTTEKRSISKKLYPIKVTRHYDDLLLPLTSNPQYIAAECTYFKLNAKNIANNCCGLKDNTILIMINIAHSTETGELMILGYEFKCKQNFYNVPCESSALRIYKISKKSNLKMWPLSAVNVKYVKFPCGNDEFIVVPLLHSEIVEGAEF, encoded by the coding sequence ATGTCACATTATGACATAgagaaaatttcaaatgaaCTTGAACATTTAAGATCTTATATACCCAGAGAATTTGTCCGTAAACCGCGGTcattgaaatatgtaaaattatggaAAGCTACTGAACATCGTCAGCTACTTTTATATACTGGTCCAATAGTTTTGAAATCTGTTTTATCAAAAGATGCTTACAAGCATTTTCTAAGCTTGCACGTAGCCATTAGAATATTATGTAACGAAGacacaaaaaatgcatatgCAGAATATGCACAAACAttactaaaacattttgttaagtcttttataaaattatatggaaAACATCACATATTGCataatgtacatggattgatTCACCTTGTTGAAGATGTCAAAAGTTTTggtattttagataattttagcgcttttaaatttgagaattttatgcaaatactAAAACgatatgtaagaaaaaatgataagCCCTTACAACAATTATTTCGACGATACCATGAAGCACATGTAACAACTGAAAAAAGGTCAATAAGTAAGAAGCTTTATCCTATAAAAGTAACACGTCATTATGATGATCTATTATTACCTTTAACAAGTAATCCACAATATATAGCAGCTGAGTGCAcctactttaaattaaatgcaaagaatatagcaaataattgttgtggattaaaagataatactatattaataatgattaatatagcACACTCTACTGAAACTGGAGAATTAATGATATTAGGTTACGAGTTTAAGTgcaagcaaaatttttataatgtaccATGTGAATCATCTGCTCTTCGTATATataagatatctaaaaaatccAATCTAAAAATGTGGCCTTTATCTgctgtaaatgtaaaatacgttAAGTTTCCATGTGGTAATGATGAATTCATTGTTGTTCCTCTATTACATAGCGAAATAGTGGAAGGAGcagaattttga
- the LOC105829651 gene encoding uncharacterized protein LOC105829651, whose amino-acid sequence MQEIFKENMFYGEGEFQKFMIKSMTDTKFKLKRCENILVHILTAINTSNVSQKEDNSILTNDSLDEFPIADLETLKKVEDQLQKNESYKNAMVKMLSMVGGHGLKSLTLNILTRALSNFIATKYSWVGGKKKFVFSNLFLWKIILKKLKQS is encoded by the exons ATGCaagaaattttcaaagaaaatatgttttatg GAGAAGGagagtttcaaaaatttatgataaaaagtATGACTgatactaaatttaaattaaaacgttGCGAAAATATTTTGGTGCATATATTAACAGCAATTAATACTTCTAATGTATCACAAAAGGAagataattcaatattaacaaatgACTCATTAGATGAATTTCCCATAGCAGATTTGGAAACTTTGAAAAAAGTCGAAgatcaattacaaaaaaatgaatcGTACAAAAATGCAAtg GTAAAAATGTTGAGTATGGTAGGAGGACATGGCTTAAAATCTCTTACTCTTAACATTTTGACACGTGCATTAAGTAACTTTATTGCTACGAAGTACAGTTGGGttggtggaaaaaaaaaatttgtattttctaatctatttttgtggaagattattttaa aAAAACTGAAACAGAGCTAG